From Phyllopteryx taeniolatus isolate TA_2022b chromosome 18, UOR_Ptae_1.2, whole genome shotgun sequence, the proteins below share one genomic window:
- the gzf1 gene encoding GDNF-inducible zinc finger protein 1 — protein MMGMAVVQLTSQSHHQKLLNALYHLRLQGHLSDITVQVDYQGHSQAFQAHRVVLAASSGYFRNILLSQDSTTDHIPLSNMLPSDFSDFLEFAYTGKAEVAQSRIADVQAAAKILDCEDLARVCGENCTSRSDAVDELSPVTKTGRKKTPLKRQPAPKSSERLSKRPKVKTTKLKMSLGGRKVLQRSIPTRGKAFNAEEQDDYMDTPSPTSPHFDKDMLSLSEDEEPLLLSPSEDEEECVVESKRPSKFLCNECQRSFHYERSYLKHMSTYHGVKADLVFRCETCLKTFSNRSNLRIHEKHVHSSERHFTCKVCTKTFKRKKDVVRHHKQVHEPRLHECSDCGKSLSSKASLMLHKRTHSGIKAFVCTDCGARFTQKSALKMHHRIHTGEKPFACDVCDARFTQKSLLAYHKRSHTGEKPFMCEACGKSFASKEYLRYHSNIHTGSKPFKCEQCGRGFAQRNSLRQHLTVHTGARPYACTYCDKHFTQLNALQRHQRIHTGEKPYMCGLCNRTFTDKSTLRRHTTTHDANAPWKNYLVVLEGNVEEKKPKAQSKAAAPLEKKNAAKKASKSNITSTADTAALVVPTGPVNLPPEPVAPPHEWAGPGAITLVSHGHMGGITVIHAEMPPGTQVVRSDGGNVIALDGPFTVPVGANPSETGHSLPADTPTISSLLEEDVSQTILAPKADAAQPDIQTVVVSDEMCKDAQMQQRTPEWKGDNDQANS, from the exons ATGATGGGCATGGCGGTGGTCCAGCTCACGTCCCAATCCCACCACCAGAAGCTCCTGAACGCCCTGTACCACCTGAGGCTGCAGGGACACCTTAGTGACATAACCGTACAGGTGGACTACCAGGGCCACTCGCAGGCATTCCAGGCTCATCGGGTGGTCCTCGCCGCCTCTAGCGGCTACTTCAGGAACATCCTCCTCTCACAGGACAGCACCACAGACCACATCCCTCTTTCCAACATGCTCCCAAGCGACTTTTCAGACTTTTTGGAGTTTGCGTACACGGGTAAGGCGGAGGTGGCCCAAAGTAGGATAGCCGACGTGCAAGCGGCGGCCAAGATTTTGGACTGCGAGGATCTGGCCAGGGTCTGTGGCGAGAATTGTACGTCCAGGTCGGATGCGGTAGACGAGTTATCCCCAGTGACCAAGACTGGCAGAAAGAAGACACCGTTGAAACGTCAACCGGCTCCGAAGAGCTCAGAGCGGCTTTCGAAAAGACCCAAGGTGAAGACTACCAAGCTCAAAATGAGCTTGGGTGGCCGCAAAGTACTGCAGAGGTCTATCCCAACTAGAGGCAAGGCGTTTAATGCTGAAGAGCAAGATGACTACATGGACACACCCTCGCCCACCTCGCCTCACTTTGACAAGGACATGCTGAGTCTGAGTGAAGATGAGGAACCCTTGCTGTTGTCACCGAGCGAGGACGAGGAAGAATGCGTCGTGGAGTCCAAGAGGCCCTCCAAGTTCCTGTGCAATGAATGCCAGCGGAGCTTCCACTACGAGAGGAGCTACCTGAAGCACATGAG CACTTATCACGGAGTCAAAGCCGACCTGGTCTTCCGCTGCGAGACCTGCCTAAAGACCTTCTCCAACCGCAGCAATCTGAGGATCCACGAAAAGCATGTCCATAGCAGCGAGCGGCACTTCACCTGCAAGGTCTGCACCAAGACCTTCAAGCGCAAGAAGGATGTGGTCCGCCACCACAAACAG GTGCACGAGCCACGTTTACACGAGTGCTCCGACTGCGGCAAGTCCTTGAGCTCCAAGGCATCGCTAATGTTGCACAAGCGGACACATAGCGGCATCAAGGCCTTCGTCTGCACTGACTGCGGCGCACGCTTCACCCAGAAATCGGCTCTCAAGATGCACCACAG GATCCACACGGGTGAGAAGCCCTTTGCCTGTGATGTGTGTGATGCACGCTTCACCCAGAAAAGCTTGCTGGCCTATCACAAACGCTCCCACACGG GTGAGAAGCCCTTCATGTGCGAGGCCTGCGGGAAAAGCTTCGCCTCCAAGGAATACCTGCGGTACCACTCCAACATCCACACCGGCTCCAAGCCGTTCAAGTGTGAGCAGTGCGGACGTGGCTTCGCACAGAGGAACTCCCTACGGCAGCATTTGACCGTGCACACGG GCGCACGTCCCTATGCCTGCACGTACTGCGACAAGCATTTCACGCAGCTCAACGCCCTCCAGCGGCACCAGCGCATCCACACCGGCGAGAAGCCCTACATGTGCGGCCTGTGCAACCGGACTTTCACAGACAAGTCTACGCTCCGCCGGCACACCACT ACTCATGATGCCAATGCTCCGTGGAAGAACTACCTGGTGGTCCTGGAGGGCAACGTGGAGGAGAAGAAACCCAAAGCTCAAAGCAAGGCAGCGGCGCCACTAGAGAAAAAGAATGCCGCCAAAAAAGCATCGAAAAGCAACATCACCTCTACTGCTGACACCGCCGCCCTAGTGGTGCCCACCGGTCCGGTAAACCTGCCGCCCGAGCCGGTCGCCCCGCCGCACGAGTGGGCCGGCCCAGGTGCCATCACCCTGGTGAGTCACGGCCACATGGGCGGGATCACAGTCATCCACGCTGAAATGCCGCCCGGGACTCAGGTGGTGAGGTCGGATGGCGGCAACGTCATCGCTTTGGACGGACCCTTCACCGTCCCTGTTGGGGCGAACCCCTCTGAGACCGGCCACTCGCTCCCCGCAGATACTCCCACCATATCGTCCCTCCTGGAAGAGGACGTCTCGCAAACCATTCTCGCTCCCAAGGCGGATGCGGCTCAGCCCGACATTCAGACGGTGGTCGTGTCTGACGAAATGTGTAAAGATGCGCAAATGCAGCAAAGGACACCAGAGTGGAAAGGAGACAATGACCAAGCGAATTCCTAG
- the napbb gene encoding N-ethylmaleimide-sensitive factor attachment protein, beta b isoform X1 yields the protein MDNTGKEKEAIQLMADADKKVKSSGSFLGGMFGGGHHKVEEACEMYCRAANMFKMAKNWSAAGGAFCKAAHLHMQLQNKHDCATSFIDAGNAYKKSDPNEAIKCLNAAIDIYTNMGRFTIAAKHHISIAEIYEADLVDIEKAIAHYEQAADYYKGEESNSSANKCLLKVGAYCAQLEQYQKAIEIYEQVGANTMDNPLLKYSAKEYFFKAALCHFIVDELNAKIAVEKYEEMFPAFSDSRECKLLKKLLEAHEEQNSEAFTEAVKEFDSISRLDQWHTTLLLRIKKTIQGDEGDLK from the exons ATGGACAACACcgggaaagaaaaagaagcgaTACAGCTCATGGCCGACGCCGACAAGAAAGTCAAGTCGTCGGGCTCTTTTTTGGGAGGGATGTTCGGCGG AGGACATCACAAAGTGGAGGAGGCCTGTGAGATGTACTGCAGAGCGGCCAACATGTTCAAGATGGCCAAGAACTGGAGCG ctGCTGGTGGAGCGTTTTGCAAGGCCGCACATCTTCACATGCAGCTGCAGAACAAACACGACTGCGCCACCAGTTTCATCGACGCCGGCAATGCGTACAAGAAGTCTGATCCCAACG AGGCAATCAAGTGTTTAAATGCCGCCATCGATATTTACACAAACATG GGAAGATTCACCATCGCCGCCAAACATCACATCAGTATCGCCGAAATATATGAGGCCGACCTGGTGGACATTGAAAAA GCGATTGCACATTACGAGCAAGCGGCAGATTACTACAAGGGAGAGGAATCAAACAG TTCGGCCAACAAGTGTTTGCTGAAGGTGGGGGCCTACTGTGCTCAGTTGGAGCAATACCAGAAGGCTATTGAGATATATGAGCAG gTTGGCGCCAACACGATGGACAACCCGCTGCTTAAGTACAGCGCCAAGGAGTATTTCTTCAAAGCGGCGCTGTGTCATTTCATTGTGGACGAGCTCAACGCCAAG ATCGCTGTGGAGAAGTACGAGGAGATGTTCCCAGCTTTCTCCGACTCTAGAGAGTGCAAACTGTTGAAG aaaCTGCTTGAGGCTCATGAGGAACAGAACAGCGAGGCCTTCACAGAGGCG GTGAAGGAGTTCGACTCCATCTCGCGTCTGGACCAATGGCACACCACGCTGCTGCTGCGCATCAAAAAGACCATCCAGGGCGACGAGGGAGACCTCAAATGA
- the napbb gene encoding N-ethylmaleimide-sensitive factor attachment protein, beta b isoform X2 — protein MDNTGKEKEAIQLMADADKKVKSSGSFLGGMFGGGHHKVEEACEMYCRAANMFKMAKNWSAAGGAFCKAAHLHMQLQNKHDCATSFIDAGNAYKKSDPNEAIKCLNAAIDIYTNMAIAHYEQAADYYKGEESNSSANKCLLKVGAYCAQLEQYQKAIEIYEQVGANTMDNPLLKYSAKEYFFKAALCHFIVDELNAKIAVEKYEEMFPAFSDSRECKLLKKLLEAHEEQNSEAFTEAVKEFDSISRLDQWHTTLLLRIKKTIQGDEGDLK, from the exons ATGGACAACACcgggaaagaaaaagaagcgaTACAGCTCATGGCCGACGCCGACAAGAAAGTCAAGTCGTCGGGCTCTTTTTTGGGAGGGATGTTCGGCGG AGGACATCACAAAGTGGAGGAGGCCTGTGAGATGTACTGCAGAGCGGCCAACATGTTCAAGATGGCCAAGAACTGGAGCG ctGCTGGTGGAGCGTTTTGCAAGGCCGCACATCTTCACATGCAGCTGCAGAACAAACACGACTGCGCCACCAGTTTCATCGACGCCGGCAATGCGTACAAGAAGTCTGATCCCAACG AGGCAATCAAGTGTTTAAATGCCGCCATCGATATTTACACAAACATG GCGATTGCACATTACGAGCAAGCGGCAGATTACTACAAGGGAGAGGAATCAAACAG TTCGGCCAACAAGTGTTTGCTGAAGGTGGGGGCCTACTGTGCTCAGTTGGAGCAATACCAGAAGGCTATTGAGATATATGAGCAG gTTGGCGCCAACACGATGGACAACCCGCTGCTTAAGTACAGCGCCAAGGAGTATTTCTTCAAAGCGGCGCTGTGTCATTTCATTGTGGACGAGCTCAACGCCAAG ATCGCTGTGGAGAAGTACGAGGAGATGTTCCCAGCTTTCTCCGACTCTAGAGAGTGCAAACTGTTGAAG aaaCTGCTTGAGGCTCATGAGGAACAGAACAGCGAGGCCTTCACAGAGGCG GTGAAGGAGTTCGACTCCATCTCGCGTCTGGACCAATGGCACACCACGCTGCTGCTGCGCATCAAAAAGACCATCCAGGGCGACGAGGGAGACCTCAAATGA